The DNA segment TGGCCGTCGTCCAGCGCTTCGATGGTGTTACCGACAGCGATCTGCCGGCACAGCGGCAGCACCATTTCCAGCGCCCCCTTGCAGAACAACATCGTGCCGGCCGGCGTGTCGTGCAGCGTCGACATCCGCTTGCGGTCGGTATCGAACGGCACTTCGCCGATCTTCGGATAGTCGATGCGCATGCCTCGGGCATGGGCCATATCCGCCAGCGCGATTTCCATCGGATCGCCGAGCGGCGAGTTGCCTTCGATACGCTTCAGGTTGTGGCATAACGCGGCGCAGGCCAGAAACGCAGCGTGCTGTTGCAGGCTGTGGCGGTCCAATTGGTCCGGGCGGCAATGGCGCCCGTCCAGGAACAACTGCACGACCGCCATTCGGTTCTCGGTCAACGTGCCGGTCTTGTCGGTGCAGATTACCGTGGTCGAGCCCAGGGTCTCCACCGACGGCAAATTGCGGATCAGCGCGTTGCGCTTGGCCATGCGTTGTGTCGCCATCGCCAGCGACAAGGTGACTGTCGGCAACAGCCCTTCCGGCACGTTGGCGACGATCAGGCCGATGGCGAAGATGAAGTTTTCCCAGAAGGTGAGGCCGATGGCTTGGCCGATGAAAAAGAAGGCGACGCCCAGCGCCAGCGCCAGCAGCGCGACAAAGTGGCTCAGACGGGCGATTTGTTTTTGCAGTGGCGATTGGGCTTTTACCGTGGTTTTCAGGGTGTGGGCGATCTTGCCGAACTCGGTGTGCATGCCGGTGGCGAACACCACGGCCTTGCCTTCGCCGGCCACCACCGAGGTGCCGGCCAGCAGGATGTTGCGGCTCTGGCTAATATCCTCGGCGTCTGACGGCTCCGCGTCGCGGCCTTTCGGCAACGATTCGCCGGTGATGGTGGCGTTGTTGACCCGCAACGCCAACGCTTCCACCAAACGGCAATCGGCCGGCACGTTATCGCCTTCCTGCAATACCAGCAGGTCGCCGGGCGCCAGTTCGTCGGCGTAGACCAGGTTCAATTCGCCGTCGCGAATCACTTTGACCTGGTGCGGCAACAGTTTTTGCAGCGCGGCGATGGCCTGTTCCGCCTGACGGCGTTGCCAGAACGAAAAACAGCCGTTGATCGCGATCACACCCAGAATGGCGTAACCCAGAGTCTGCATGCCTTCGCCGGGTTGCTGCGCTTCGGCGAAGAACGCCAGTCCGGCCGCCAGCCACAAGATCAATGCAAAAAAATGCAGAAACTCCCGGGCGAACAACAGCAAAGCCGAGGTCTTGCGGGTTTCTTCGAGGCGGTTGAAACCGAATTCGCGCAGCCGGTCTTCGATCACGGCATCGTCCAGGCCGTTCAGGCTGGAGCCCAAGCTTTCCAGAGCTTCCGCAGCGGTCAAATGGTGGATTTTCATGGTTCGGCACGCTAACGAAGTGGCGGGTGGCGACAGTGTAAACCCAAATTTCTCCGGCCGCGGCGCAGGCCTGCGGACGCGGCGAGCACGGCGGCGAAAAAATGCGATTGTGTTTTCGGCGGCTGCGCGTGCAAACTTAGCCGGTTTTTTGCGTATTTGCCACGATGCCCAATCTGTTTCATTACCGAATGCCGCTCCCCAGTTTGACTGCGATTCTCGGCCTGGCCGTGCCGCTGGCCTTGTCCGGTTGCTTGTCGCCGCTGGCCCTGGACCGCGCCGTGGTCGAATACGACAAAGCCACGGCCGATACGCTGTCGCGGCAGTTGTTGCTGAACATTGCCCGCGCCCACCAGCACCAGCCGCTGCATTTCACCGGGGTGTCCAATATTGCCGCGACCTTTAATTTTCAATTGAATGCCGGGGCGACGCCGGCGGTCACCGGCGACAACGGATCGTTGTTGACGCCGGTATTCGGCGGCACCGTCTCGGAAAATCCGACCATCAGCATCGTGCCGATCGAAGGCGAGGAATTCACCAGGCGCATGCTGACGCCGTTTCCGGAGAGCAAACTGACGATGCTGTTGCGCCAGGGCGTCGACGTGGATTTATTGCTGCGTTTGCTGGCCGGCGAACTGCGTCTGGCCGGCGGCGCGCAAAACGGCATCTATTCGAATCGGCCGGCCGATGCCGAAGGCTACCGCGTGTTTCGCCAGGCGGTGCTGCATCTGTCGTCGGTTCAGGACCGGCACCAACTGTTTGCCGAACCGCTGATGTTCGAGCGCGAGTGGTTGTTGCCGGCCGGTAGCGTGGCAGCGGAACATCTGGCCGAGCTGGAAAAAGACTACGCCGTCGAATTTCTGCCGCAATCGGGACAAGTGCGGCTGAAGAAACGGGTGGTGGGGCGTATCTTGCTGACCAATTACGATCCGGCGCTACTGAGCAACGACGAGCGGCGGCGGCTGCACCAAGAGGCCGGGCAGGGCGCCGATAACGATGTCGGCGTCGATATCCGCGCCGGCTATCCGGGCGGCGAATGGCCGCTGCACGGCGTTTTCCGCTTGCGCAGCTTTCATAATGTGTTGAACTTCATCGGCGAAGGCCTCGGCGACGAGCCGGAGTTTGCGGTGGACAAACACCCGGCGACGCCGGCGGTGCGCGAAAATCCGGTGCAGACCCTGGCCTTGCAGGTCGGCGCCGACGGCGGCGAACTCAGTGTCGAATTCGGCGGGCAGAATTACGCATTGCAACCCGAAACCGGTTACCAGTGGAACCGCGAGGGTTTCCGCTTGCTGTGCCAGATCTTTCAGATGACGGTCGCCAATTTGAACCAGC comes from the Methylomonas sp. EFPC3 genome and includes:
- a CDS encoding cation-transporting P-type ATPase, producing MKIHHLTAAEALESLGSSLNGLDDAVIEDRLREFGFNRLEETRKTSALLLFAREFLHFFALILWLAAGLAFFAEAQQPGEGMQTLGYAILGVIAINGCFSFWQRRQAEQAIAALQKLLPHQVKVIRDGELNLVYADELAPGDLLVLQEGDNVPADCRLVEALALRVNNATITGESLPKGRDAEPSDAEDISQSRNILLAGTSVVAGEGKAVVFATGMHTEFGKIAHTLKTTVKAQSPLQKQIARLSHFVALLALALGVAFFFIGQAIGLTFWENFIFAIGLIVANVPEGLLPTVTLSLAMATQRMAKRNALIRNLPSVETLGSTTVICTDKTGTLTENRMAVVQLFLDGRHCRPDQLDRHSLQQHAAFLACAALCHNLKRIEGNSPLGDPMEIALADMAHARGMRIDYPKIGEVPFDTDRKRMSTLHDTPAGTMLFCKGALEMVLPLCRQIAVGNTIEALDDGHRQQLAKALQTMADQGLRVLALAYRPLPEQIPDNPEQSLILAGLVGLEDPPRPEVAAAIGQCHRAGIKVIMVTGDHPHTAVAIARQIGLVRGEHPKVIVGDKLKKLTPSQLQVALDAAEIVFARVGADQKMQIVEALQRKRHIVAVTGDGVNDAPALKKADIGIAMGKAGTDVAKEAADMILLDDNFASIVAAIEEGRAVFDNIRKFLTYILTSNIPEVVPYLAFVLFKIPLPLTIIQILAVDLGTDMLPALGLGAEKPDAAVMQQPPRSQKETLIDWRLLARAYGFLGLLEAVAAMAAFFFVLERGGWEYGQILHGRQPLYLQATTACLSAIIVMQIANVFICKQRQRGLLGTALLDNKLILSGILLEIALILAIVYTPWGNALFGAAPIGGEVWLFTLPFVVGMLVLEELRKWLVRRFQPFPVRMKSARLRKYARTQR